From the Conger conger chromosome 14, fConCon1.1, whole genome shotgun sequence genome, one window contains:
- the tmem269 gene encoding transmembrane protein 269, with translation MAGLFQRTKKLLLGKKASRVQLKEFVRKNAANSLSVANMVMGMTSILCSLNGHQYAACWLVLIGYLLDLADGAVARQLDACSAVGAKLDDFADFTTFGVATSLLLTSHGLMDNILCLCYVMTVLVRLCFFPSGIPFMYRGLPCIYSSAILACVSLLFGGNMLVLRVTALAMILFMVNPGFYPHDKVLESQAWKKVVYAGGVAMVFCSSFPPACVYYLLWSVSYMLFPTALWSSKV, from the exons ATGGCGG GACTTTTCCAACGTACCAAGAAGCTGCTCCTGGGCAAGAAGGCCAGTAGAGTTCAGCTCAAGGAGTTTGTGCGTAAAAATGCAGCCAACTCCCTGTCTGTGGCCAACATGGTGATGGGCATGACCTCCATCCTCTGCAGCCTGAATGG TCACCAGTATGCTGCATGCTGGTTGGTTCTGATTGGTTACCTGCTGGACCTGGCAGATGGAGCAGTAGCCCGACAATTGGATGCCTGTTCAGCAGTGG GTGCCAAGCTggatgactttgctgacttcACCACATTCGGGGTGGCGACCTCACTGCTCCTGACATCCCATGGCCTGATGGACAACATCCTCTGCTTGTGCTATGTCATGACCGTGTTGGTCCGCCTCTGCTTCTTCCCGAGTG GGATTCCCTTCATGTACCGGGGGCTGCCCTGCATCTATTCGTCTGCCATCTTGGCCTGTGTTTCCCTGCTGTTCGGGGGAAACATGCTGGTCCTGCGGGTCACTGCTTTGGCCATGATCCTCTTCATGGTCAACCCGGGCTTCTACCCCCATGACAAGGTGCTGGAGTCCCAGGCCTGGAAGAAGGTGGTTTACGCAGGAG GAGTTGCCATGGTGTTCTGCTCCTCTTTCCCTCCTGCGTGTGTTTACTACCTGCTCTGGTCCGTTTCCTACATGTTATTCCCCACAGCCTTGTGGAGCAGTAAAGTGTAA
- the usp48 gene encoding ubiquitin carboxyl-terminal hydrolase 48 isoform X2, which produces MATSNITSMTKYVTGSVRRAMAPRLQLERAAWRWVETVKPEDVNDEHIEIAYRIRVPACKRGTCRNCKGNPNCLVGIGEHVWLGEIDEDAFHNIDDPNSERRDKNTFVGLTNLGATCYVNTFLQVWFHNLELRQTLYLCQNSRAEEHNLDSDYEPQTICEHLQYLFALLQNSNRRYIDPSGLVKALGLDTGQQQDAQEFSKLFLSLLEDTLSKQKNPNLHNVIQQQFCGQFSYATVCNQCGRTSSLPSRFYELELNIQGHKQLTDCVTEFLKEEKLEGDNRYFCESCQSKQNATRRITLQSLPRTLNLQLMRFVFDRQTGHKKKLNTFISFPEVLDMGPFLEQKEEKCVYELNAVLIHRGVSAYSGHYIAHVRDARTSDWYKFNDEEIEKMEGKKLQLGIEEDIAETVKSQTRKPKCSKGYHCSRNAYMLVYKRQVEENDTDSETEVNIEVPAFLQRLVEGDNRKFEEWCVEMADMRKQSVDKGKAKHEEVKELYELLPAEDGQLFEFVPLEWLKKWLDDSTVTKAIDNTKFLCSHGKLHPDKIGDVKRISAKAADLFFDRYGGSPRLDRSSLCQDCVVQRCWVLRLKNQLNEDYKEVSNFVKLPLKSNEGYWIGKASLRSWRQLALEQLEEEEEETKHTNGKANGEGLDISAAKGEPDSEVPEVKEEGEDEEMKTFNEDILCPHGGLSILESERKLISEEVWRRLRVYFPKAPEFSHRQDACQQCLRLDREGKETEALNKMMANEQKTSLMNLFQEKNRPTLQKWPQDTDVLYIVSLFFVEEWKKFIRRPAKGTPVSNVGNSVLLCPHGGFMFTYDSMVKGDAQHIALLWPSEWEVISRLFLVDQPISICRISEQTPKGTVNIEYRTQPELCLDCREGLIFQQQRDMREYAQATIYIRKVVDNKKIIKEAAPEFNVSGSEAEDEREENKGDGEHDPDFNQSEDGAKRQKLNHSTSCPSESSSPNSSTAPSTAPSTASSTAAPIAHKAGIRRSTRHRKLRGEKALIVSANQTLKELKIQIMHAFSVAPFDQNLSIDGRCLTDDSATLGSLGVIPESVICLKADEPIADYAAMDDVYQVCMPEEGFKGTGLLGH; this is translated from the exons AACACGTTCGTGGGGCTGACGAACCTTGGGGCGACGTGCTACGTCAACACATTCCTGCAGGTGTGGTTTCATAACCTGGAGCTCCGGCAAACCTTGTACCTCTGTCAAAATTCCCGCGCAGAGGAGCACAACCTGGACTCAG ACTATGAACCCCAGACCATATGTGAACACCTGCAGTACCTGTTTGCTTTGCTGCAAAACAGCAACAGGCGATACATCGACCCGTCAGGCCTGGTGAAGGCCCTGGGTCTGGACACCGGACAGCAGCAG GATGCTCAGGAATTCTCCAAGCTGTTCCTGTCCCTGCTGGAAGACACACTCTCCAAACAGAAGAACCCCAACCTGCACAACGTCattcagcagcagttctgtgggcagttTTCCTATGCCACAGT GTGTAACCAGTGTGGCCGCACCTCCTCCCTCCCGTCCCGGTTCTATGAGCTGGAGCTCAACATCCAGGGACACAAGCAGCTGACTGACTGTGTGACCGAGTTCCTCAAG GAGGAGAAGCTGGAAGGGGACAACCGTTACTTCTGCGAGAGCTGCCAGAGCAAGCAGAACGCCACGCGCAGAATCACGCTCCAGAGCCTCCCTCGAACCCTCAACCTGCAGCTCATGCGCTTCGTCTTCGACCG GCAAACTGGTCACAAGAAGAAGTTAAATACTTTCATCAGCTTCCCAGAAGTCCTGGACATGGGCCCATTTTTGGAACAGAAAG AGGAGAAGTGTGTGTACGAGCTGAACGCCGTGCTGATCCACCGGGGCGTTAGCGCCTACTCCGGCCACTACATAGCGCATGTACGCGACGCCCGCACCAGCGACTGGTACAAGTTCAACGACGAGGAGATCGAGAAAATGGAGGGCAAGAAGCTGCAGCTTGGAATAGAGGAAGACATTG CTGAAACGGTGAAGTCACAGACGCGTAAGCCCAAGTGCAGCAAGGGCTACCACTGCTCCCGGAACGCCTACATGCTGGTGTACAAACGGCAGGTGGAGGAGAATGACACTGACAGTGAAACGGAGGTTAACATTGAGGTACCAG CCTTCCTGCAGAGGCTGGTGGAGGGGGACAACAGGAAGTTTGAGGAATGGTGTGTGGAAATGGCCGACATGCGGAAACAGAGCGTAGACAAGGGCAAAGCCAAGCACGAAGAGGTGAAGGAGCTCTACGAATTGTTACCCGCGGAAGACG GGCAGCTCTTTGAGTTTGTGCCCCTGGAGTGGCTGAAGAAGTGGCTGGATGACTCCACTGTTACCAAGGCCATCGACAACACTAAGTTCCTGTGTTCGCACGGGAAGCTTCACCCGGACAAGATCGGAGACGTGAAACGCATCTCCGCAAAAGCCGCAGACCTCTTCTTCGACCGATATGGCGGGAGTCCCAGACTAGACC gctcctctctctgtcaggaCTGTGTGGTACAGCGATGCTGGGTTCTGCGGCTCAAAAACCAGCTGAACGAAGATTACAAAGAAGTTTCCAACTTTGTCAAGCTGCCGCTTAAAAG TAATGAGGGCTATTGGATTGGCAAAGCCTCCTTGCGGAGTTGGAGACAGCTGGCCCTGGAGCAGttggaagaagaggaggaggagaccaaACACACTAACGGGAAAGCCAACGGGGAAGGCCTGGATATTTCAGCTGCTAAAG gtGAACCGGACTCAGAAGTTCCTGAGgtgaaggaggagggagaggacgaGGAGATGAAGACGTTCAACGAGGATATTCTCTGCCCTCATG GGGGGCTGAGCATACTGGAGTCTGAGAGGAAGCTGATCTCGGAGGAGGTGTGGAGGAGGCTGAGGGTGTACTTCCCCAAGGCCCCTGAGTTCTCCCATCGCCAGGACGCCTGTCAGCAATGCCTG AGGCTGGACAGGGAAGGGAAGGAGACTGAGGCCCTGAACAAGATGATGGCCAACGAGCAGAAGACTTCTCTGATGAACCTGTTTCAGGAGAAAAACAGGCCCACGCTGCAGAAATGGCCTCAG GACACGGATGTTCTTTATATCGTTTCCCTGTTTTTTGTGGAAGAATGGAAAAAGTTCATCAG GCGGCCTGCGAAGGGGACCCCAGTGTCCAACGTGGGGAACAGCGTCCTGCTGTGTCCGCACGGGGGCTTCATGTTCACCTACGACTCCATGGTGAAAGGGGACGCCCAGCA TATAGCCCTGCTATGGCCGAGCGAATGGGAAGTTATCAGCAGACTGTTTCTTGTGGATCAGCCCATCTCCATCTGCAGAATTAGTGAACAGACACCAAAGGGCACTGTGAACATAGAATACAGAACACAGCCAG AGTTGTGCCTGGACTGCAGAGAGGGGCTGATATTCCAGCAGCAGAGGGACATGAGGGAGTATGCTCAGGCCACCATCTACATCCGCAAGGTCGTCGACAACAAGAAG ATCATTAAGGAGGCCGCGCCTGAGTTCAACGTGAGTGGCTCGGAGGCGGAGGATGAGCGGGAGGAGAATAAAGGAGACGGGGAGCACGACCCTGATTTCAATCAG tcAGAAGATGGCGCCAAGCGTCAGAAACTGAACCACTCGACCAGCTGCCCCAGTGAGAGCTCAAGCCCCAACTCCAGCACCGCCCCCAGCACCGCCCCCAGCACCGCCTCCAGCACCGCCGCGCCCATCGCCCACAAAGCGGGCATCCGCCGAAGCACTCGCCACCGCAAGCTACGCGGCGAGAAGGCGCTCATCGTCTCGGCCAATCAGACGCTCAAAGAGCTCAAGATCCAG ATCATGCACGCGTTCTCCGTGGCTCCCTTCGATCAGAACCTGTCGATAGATGGCCGCTGTTTGACGGACGACTCCGCCACCTTGGGCAGTCTCGGGGTCATTCCAGAGAGTGTCATATGTTTAAAG GCTGACGAACCCATTGCAGATTATGCAGCGATGGATGATGTATACCAGG TCTGCATGCCTGAAGAAGGATTTAAAG GCACTGGGCTTCTTGGGCACTGA
- the usp48 gene encoding ubiquitin carboxyl-terminal hydrolase 48 isoform X1, translating to MATSNITSMTKYVTGSVRRAMAPRLQLERAAWRWVETVKPEDVNDEHIEIAYRIRVPACKRGTCRRNCKGNPNCLVGIGEHVWLGEIDEDAFHNIDDPNSERRDKNTFVGLTNLGATCYVNTFLQVWFHNLELRQTLYLCQNSRAEEHNLDSDYEPQTICEHLQYLFALLQNSNRRYIDPSGLVKALGLDTGQQQDAQEFSKLFLSLLEDTLSKQKNPNLHNVIQQQFCGQFSYATVCNQCGRTSSLPSRFYELELNIQGHKQLTDCVTEFLKEEKLEGDNRYFCESCQSKQNATRRITLQSLPRTLNLQLMRFVFDRQTGHKKKLNTFISFPEVLDMGPFLEQKEEKCVYELNAVLIHRGVSAYSGHYIAHVRDARTSDWYKFNDEEIEKMEGKKLQLGIEEDIAETVKSQTRKPKCSKGYHCSRNAYMLVYKRQVEENDTDSETEVNIEVPAFLQRLVEGDNRKFEEWCVEMADMRKQSVDKGKAKHEEVKELYELLPAEDGQLFEFVPLEWLKKWLDDSTVTKAIDNTKFLCSHGKLHPDKIGDVKRISAKAADLFFDRYGGSPRLDRSSLCQDCVVQRCWVLRLKNQLNEDYKEVSNFVKLPLKSNEGYWIGKASLRSWRQLALEQLEEEEEETKHTNGKANGEGLDISAAKGEPDSEVPEVKEEGEDEEMKTFNEDILCPHGGLSILESERKLISEEVWRRLRVYFPKAPEFSHRQDACQQCLRLDREGKETEALNKMMANEQKTSLMNLFQEKNRPTLQKWPQDTDVLYIVSLFFVEEWKKFIRRPAKGTPVSNVGNSVLLCPHGGFMFTYDSMVKGDAQHIALLWPSEWEVISRLFLVDQPISICRISEQTPKGTVNIEYRTQPELCLDCREGLIFQQQRDMREYAQATIYIRKVVDNKKIIKEAAPEFNVSGSEAEDEREENKGDGEHDPDFNQSEDGAKRQKLNHSTSCPSESSSPNSSTAPSTAPSTASSTAAPIAHKAGIRRSTRHRKLRGEKALIVSANQTLKELKIQIMHAFSVAPFDQNLSIDGRCLTDDSATLGSLGVIPESVICLKADEPIADYAAMDDVYQVCMPEEGFKGTGLLGH from the exons AACACGTTCGTGGGGCTGACGAACCTTGGGGCGACGTGCTACGTCAACACATTCCTGCAGGTGTGGTTTCATAACCTGGAGCTCCGGCAAACCTTGTACCTCTGTCAAAATTCCCGCGCAGAGGAGCACAACCTGGACTCAG ACTATGAACCCCAGACCATATGTGAACACCTGCAGTACCTGTTTGCTTTGCTGCAAAACAGCAACAGGCGATACATCGACCCGTCAGGCCTGGTGAAGGCCCTGGGTCTGGACACCGGACAGCAGCAG GATGCTCAGGAATTCTCCAAGCTGTTCCTGTCCCTGCTGGAAGACACACTCTCCAAACAGAAGAACCCCAACCTGCACAACGTCattcagcagcagttctgtgggcagttTTCCTATGCCACAGT GTGTAACCAGTGTGGCCGCACCTCCTCCCTCCCGTCCCGGTTCTATGAGCTGGAGCTCAACATCCAGGGACACAAGCAGCTGACTGACTGTGTGACCGAGTTCCTCAAG GAGGAGAAGCTGGAAGGGGACAACCGTTACTTCTGCGAGAGCTGCCAGAGCAAGCAGAACGCCACGCGCAGAATCACGCTCCAGAGCCTCCCTCGAACCCTCAACCTGCAGCTCATGCGCTTCGTCTTCGACCG GCAAACTGGTCACAAGAAGAAGTTAAATACTTTCATCAGCTTCCCAGAAGTCCTGGACATGGGCCCATTTTTGGAACAGAAAG AGGAGAAGTGTGTGTACGAGCTGAACGCCGTGCTGATCCACCGGGGCGTTAGCGCCTACTCCGGCCACTACATAGCGCATGTACGCGACGCCCGCACCAGCGACTGGTACAAGTTCAACGACGAGGAGATCGAGAAAATGGAGGGCAAGAAGCTGCAGCTTGGAATAGAGGAAGACATTG CTGAAACGGTGAAGTCACAGACGCGTAAGCCCAAGTGCAGCAAGGGCTACCACTGCTCCCGGAACGCCTACATGCTGGTGTACAAACGGCAGGTGGAGGAGAATGACACTGACAGTGAAACGGAGGTTAACATTGAGGTACCAG CCTTCCTGCAGAGGCTGGTGGAGGGGGACAACAGGAAGTTTGAGGAATGGTGTGTGGAAATGGCCGACATGCGGAAACAGAGCGTAGACAAGGGCAAAGCCAAGCACGAAGAGGTGAAGGAGCTCTACGAATTGTTACCCGCGGAAGACG GGCAGCTCTTTGAGTTTGTGCCCCTGGAGTGGCTGAAGAAGTGGCTGGATGACTCCACTGTTACCAAGGCCATCGACAACACTAAGTTCCTGTGTTCGCACGGGAAGCTTCACCCGGACAAGATCGGAGACGTGAAACGCATCTCCGCAAAAGCCGCAGACCTCTTCTTCGACCGATATGGCGGGAGTCCCAGACTAGACC gctcctctctctgtcaggaCTGTGTGGTACAGCGATGCTGGGTTCTGCGGCTCAAAAACCAGCTGAACGAAGATTACAAAGAAGTTTCCAACTTTGTCAAGCTGCCGCTTAAAAG TAATGAGGGCTATTGGATTGGCAAAGCCTCCTTGCGGAGTTGGAGACAGCTGGCCCTGGAGCAGttggaagaagaggaggaggagaccaaACACACTAACGGGAAAGCCAACGGGGAAGGCCTGGATATTTCAGCTGCTAAAG gtGAACCGGACTCAGAAGTTCCTGAGgtgaaggaggagggagaggacgaGGAGATGAAGACGTTCAACGAGGATATTCTCTGCCCTCATG GGGGGCTGAGCATACTGGAGTCTGAGAGGAAGCTGATCTCGGAGGAGGTGTGGAGGAGGCTGAGGGTGTACTTCCCCAAGGCCCCTGAGTTCTCCCATCGCCAGGACGCCTGTCAGCAATGCCTG AGGCTGGACAGGGAAGGGAAGGAGACTGAGGCCCTGAACAAGATGATGGCCAACGAGCAGAAGACTTCTCTGATGAACCTGTTTCAGGAGAAAAACAGGCCCACGCTGCAGAAATGGCCTCAG GACACGGATGTTCTTTATATCGTTTCCCTGTTTTTTGTGGAAGAATGGAAAAAGTTCATCAG GCGGCCTGCGAAGGGGACCCCAGTGTCCAACGTGGGGAACAGCGTCCTGCTGTGTCCGCACGGGGGCTTCATGTTCACCTACGACTCCATGGTGAAAGGGGACGCCCAGCA TATAGCCCTGCTATGGCCGAGCGAATGGGAAGTTATCAGCAGACTGTTTCTTGTGGATCAGCCCATCTCCATCTGCAGAATTAGTGAACAGACACCAAAGGGCACTGTGAACATAGAATACAGAACACAGCCAG AGTTGTGCCTGGACTGCAGAGAGGGGCTGATATTCCAGCAGCAGAGGGACATGAGGGAGTATGCTCAGGCCACCATCTACATCCGCAAGGTCGTCGACAACAAGAAG ATCATTAAGGAGGCCGCGCCTGAGTTCAACGTGAGTGGCTCGGAGGCGGAGGATGAGCGGGAGGAGAATAAAGGAGACGGGGAGCACGACCCTGATTTCAATCAG tcAGAAGATGGCGCCAAGCGTCAGAAACTGAACCACTCGACCAGCTGCCCCAGTGAGAGCTCAAGCCCCAACTCCAGCACCGCCCCCAGCACCGCCCCCAGCACCGCCTCCAGCACCGCCGCGCCCATCGCCCACAAAGCGGGCATCCGCCGAAGCACTCGCCACCGCAAGCTACGCGGCGAGAAGGCGCTCATCGTCTCGGCCAATCAGACGCTCAAAGAGCTCAAGATCCAG ATCATGCACGCGTTCTCCGTGGCTCCCTTCGATCAGAACCTGTCGATAGATGGCCGCTGTTTGACGGACGACTCCGCCACCTTGGGCAGTCTCGGGGTCATTCCAGAGAGTGTCATATGTTTAAAG GCTGACGAACCCATTGCAGATTATGCAGCGATGGATGATGTATACCAGG TCTGCATGCCTGAAGAAGGATTTAAAG GCACTGGGCTTCTTGGGCACTGA
- the usp48 gene encoding ubiquitin carboxyl-terminal hydrolase 48 isoform X3 — MAPRLQLERAAWRWVETVKPEDVNDEHIEIAYRIRVPACKRGTCRRNCKGNPNCLVGIGEHVWLGEIDEDAFHNIDDPNSERRDKNTFVGLTNLGATCYVNTFLQVWFHNLELRQTLYLCQNSRAEEHNLDSDYEPQTICEHLQYLFALLQNSNRRYIDPSGLVKALGLDTGQQQDAQEFSKLFLSLLEDTLSKQKNPNLHNVIQQQFCGQFSYATVCNQCGRTSSLPSRFYELELNIQGHKQLTDCVTEFLKEEKLEGDNRYFCESCQSKQNATRRITLQSLPRTLNLQLMRFVFDRQTGHKKKLNTFISFPEVLDMGPFLEQKEEKCVYELNAVLIHRGVSAYSGHYIAHVRDARTSDWYKFNDEEIEKMEGKKLQLGIEEDIAETVKSQTRKPKCSKGYHCSRNAYMLVYKRQVEENDTDSETEVNIEVPAFLQRLVEGDNRKFEEWCVEMADMRKQSVDKGKAKHEEVKELYELLPAEDGQLFEFVPLEWLKKWLDDSTVTKAIDNTKFLCSHGKLHPDKIGDVKRISAKAADLFFDRYGGSPRLDRSSLCQDCVVQRCWVLRLKNQLNEDYKEVSNFVKLPLKSNEGYWIGKASLRSWRQLALEQLEEEEEETKHTNGKANGEGLDISAAKGEPDSEVPEVKEEGEDEEMKTFNEDILCPHGGLSILESERKLISEEVWRRLRVYFPKAPEFSHRQDACQQCLRLDREGKETEALNKMMANEQKTSLMNLFQEKNRPTLQKWPQDTDVLYIVSLFFVEEWKKFIRRPAKGTPVSNVGNSVLLCPHGGFMFTYDSMVKGDAQHIALLWPSEWEVISRLFLVDQPISICRISEQTPKGTVNIEYRTQPELCLDCREGLIFQQQRDMREYAQATIYIRKVVDNKKIIKEAAPEFNVSGSEAEDEREENKGDGEHDPDFNQSEDGAKRQKLNHSTSCPSESSSPNSSTAPSTAPSTASSTAAPIAHKAGIRRSTRHRKLRGEKALIVSANQTLKELKIQIMHAFSVAPFDQNLSIDGRCLTDDSATLGSLGVIPESVICLKADEPIADYAAMDDVYQVCMPEEGFKGTGLLGH; from the exons AACACGTTCGTGGGGCTGACGAACCTTGGGGCGACGTGCTACGTCAACACATTCCTGCAGGTGTGGTTTCATAACCTGGAGCTCCGGCAAACCTTGTACCTCTGTCAAAATTCCCGCGCAGAGGAGCACAACCTGGACTCAG ACTATGAACCCCAGACCATATGTGAACACCTGCAGTACCTGTTTGCTTTGCTGCAAAACAGCAACAGGCGATACATCGACCCGTCAGGCCTGGTGAAGGCCCTGGGTCTGGACACCGGACAGCAGCAG GATGCTCAGGAATTCTCCAAGCTGTTCCTGTCCCTGCTGGAAGACACACTCTCCAAACAGAAGAACCCCAACCTGCACAACGTCattcagcagcagttctgtgggcagttTTCCTATGCCACAGT GTGTAACCAGTGTGGCCGCACCTCCTCCCTCCCGTCCCGGTTCTATGAGCTGGAGCTCAACATCCAGGGACACAAGCAGCTGACTGACTGTGTGACCGAGTTCCTCAAG GAGGAGAAGCTGGAAGGGGACAACCGTTACTTCTGCGAGAGCTGCCAGAGCAAGCAGAACGCCACGCGCAGAATCACGCTCCAGAGCCTCCCTCGAACCCTCAACCTGCAGCTCATGCGCTTCGTCTTCGACCG GCAAACTGGTCACAAGAAGAAGTTAAATACTTTCATCAGCTTCCCAGAAGTCCTGGACATGGGCCCATTTTTGGAACAGAAAG AGGAGAAGTGTGTGTACGAGCTGAACGCCGTGCTGATCCACCGGGGCGTTAGCGCCTACTCCGGCCACTACATAGCGCATGTACGCGACGCCCGCACCAGCGACTGGTACAAGTTCAACGACGAGGAGATCGAGAAAATGGAGGGCAAGAAGCTGCAGCTTGGAATAGAGGAAGACATTG CTGAAACGGTGAAGTCACAGACGCGTAAGCCCAAGTGCAGCAAGGGCTACCACTGCTCCCGGAACGCCTACATGCTGGTGTACAAACGGCAGGTGGAGGAGAATGACACTGACAGTGAAACGGAGGTTAACATTGAGGTACCAG CCTTCCTGCAGAGGCTGGTGGAGGGGGACAACAGGAAGTTTGAGGAATGGTGTGTGGAAATGGCCGACATGCGGAAACAGAGCGTAGACAAGGGCAAAGCCAAGCACGAAGAGGTGAAGGAGCTCTACGAATTGTTACCCGCGGAAGACG GGCAGCTCTTTGAGTTTGTGCCCCTGGAGTGGCTGAAGAAGTGGCTGGATGACTCCACTGTTACCAAGGCCATCGACAACACTAAGTTCCTGTGTTCGCACGGGAAGCTTCACCCGGACAAGATCGGAGACGTGAAACGCATCTCCGCAAAAGCCGCAGACCTCTTCTTCGACCGATATGGCGGGAGTCCCAGACTAGACC gctcctctctctgtcaggaCTGTGTGGTACAGCGATGCTGGGTTCTGCGGCTCAAAAACCAGCTGAACGAAGATTACAAAGAAGTTTCCAACTTTGTCAAGCTGCCGCTTAAAAG TAATGAGGGCTATTGGATTGGCAAAGCCTCCTTGCGGAGTTGGAGACAGCTGGCCCTGGAGCAGttggaagaagaggaggaggagaccaaACACACTAACGGGAAAGCCAACGGGGAAGGCCTGGATATTTCAGCTGCTAAAG gtGAACCGGACTCAGAAGTTCCTGAGgtgaaggaggagggagaggacgaGGAGATGAAGACGTTCAACGAGGATATTCTCTGCCCTCATG GGGGGCTGAGCATACTGGAGTCTGAGAGGAAGCTGATCTCGGAGGAGGTGTGGAGGAGGCTGAGGGTGTACTTCCCCAAGGCCCCTGAGTTCTCCCATCGCCAGGACGCCTGTCAGCAATGCCTG AGGCTGGACAGGGAAGGGAAGGAGACTGAGGCCCTGAACAAGATGATGGCCAACGAGCAGAAGACTTCTCTGATGAACCTGTTTCAGGAGAAAAACAGGCCCACGCTGCAGAAATGGCCTCAG GACACGGATGTTCTTTATATCGTTTCCCTGTTTTTTGTGGAAGAATGGAAAAAGTTCATCAG GCGGCCTGCGAAGGGGACCCCAGTGTCCAACGTGGGGAACAGCGTCCTGCTGTGTCCGCACGGGGGCTTCATGTTCACCTACGACTCCATGGTGAAAGGGGACGCCCAGCA TATAGCCCTGCTATGGCCGAGCGAATGGGAAGTTATCAGCAGACTGTTTCTTGTGGATCAGCCCATCTCCATCTGCAGAATTAGTGAACAGACACCAAAGGGCACTGTGAACATAGAATACAGAACACAGCCAG AGTTGTGCCTGGACTGCAGAGAGGGGCTGATATTCCAGCAGCAGAGGGACATGAGGGAGTATGCTCAGGCCACCATCTACATCCGCAAGGTCGTCGACAACAAGAAG ATCATTAAGGAGGCCGCGCCTGAGTTCAACGTGAGTGGCTCGGAGGCGGAGGATGAGCGGGAGGAGAATAAAGGAGACGGGGAGCACGACCCTGATTTCAATCAG tcAGAAGATGGCGCCAAGCGTCAGAAACTGAACCACTCGACCAGCTGCCCCAGTGAGAGCTCAAGCCCCAACTCCAGCACCGCCCCCAGCACCGCCCCCAGCACCGCCTCCAGCACCGCCGCGCCCATCGCCCACAAAGCGGGCATCCGCCGAAGCACTCGCCACCGCAAGCTACGCGGCGAGAAGGCGCTCATCGTCTCGGCCAATCAGACGCTCAAAGAGCTCAAGATCCAG ATCATGCACGCGTTCTCCGTGGCTCCCTTCGATCAGAACCTGTCGATAGATGGCCGCTGTTTGACGGACGACTCCGCCACCTTGGGCAGTCTCGGGGTCATTCCAGAGAGTGTCATATGTTTAAAG GCTGACGAACCCATTGCAGATTATGCAGCGATGGATGATGTATACCAGG TCTGCATGCCTGAAGAAGGATTTAAAG GCACTGGGCTTCTTGGGCACTGA